Genomic DNA from Lactococcus garvieae:
ATAATAATAGTATATTAAAATTTAAGGAGAATACTATGGCTTACACACTTCCAGAATTACCTTACGCATATGACGCTTTGGAACCTTTCTTTGATGAAGAAACAATGCACTTGCACCATGATAAACACCACCAAACTTATGTAAACAATCTTAATGCTGCAATCGAGAAACACCCTGAGTTCTTTGACAAAACAGTTGAAGAGCTGGTGGCTTATTTGGATCGCTTGCCAGAAGACATTCGTGTTGCAGTTCGCAATAACGGTGGGGGACATCTTAACCACACAATGTTCTGGGAATGGTTAGCTCCAAATGCTGGTGGCGCACCAACTGGTGAAATCGCTTCAGCTATTGATGAAGCTTTTGGCTCATTTGATGACTTTAAAGCAGAATTTAAAACAGCTGCAACAGGTCGCTTCGGATCAGGTTGGGCTTGGTTAGTACTGGATTACGGTAAACTTAAAGTTGTTTCTACTGCAAACCAAGACAATCCAATTTCTGACGGTCAAATTCCAGTTCTTGGTCTCGATGTTTGGGAACATGCTTACTACTTAAAATATCACAACGTTCGTCCAGATTACATCGAAGCTTTCTTTAACTTGATTAACTGGGATAAAGTAAACGAACTTTATGCAAATGCTAAATAAAATAAAAAAGAACGCTCATTGAGGGTTCTTTTTTTGATATAAAATAATTTTTCTAAAAGAATTGTTGTTTACAAGGCGAACCTGGTTTTATAAATCCTATATTCATGCTATAATAGGAGCTATGAAATTTACAGAATTTAACTTTAAAGAGTATATCAACGAAACACTTGAGGCAATCAAGTTTGTTTCACCGACCCCCGTTCAGGAAAAACTTATTCCTGTCGTATTATCAGGCCGTGATTTGGTAGGGGAATCAAAAACAGGATCAGGAAAGACACATACTTTCTTGCTCCCTATTTTCCAACAATTAAATACAGATCTTGATGAGGTTCAAGCGGTTATTACCGCTCCCTCTCGTGAACTTGCGACCCAGATTTATCATGCAGCGCAAGAGTTTACGAAATTCAATGATGCTATTCGTGTTGTAAACTATGTTGGTGGTACAGATAAAGCACGTCAAATTAAGAAACTTGAATCAGCTCAACCACATATCGTAATCGGTACACCAGGTCGTATTCAAGACCTCCTCAAATCAGGTGCCTTAATTATCCATACTGCTTCTATCTTTGTTGTCGATGAAGCTGATATGACCTTGGATATGGGTTTCTTGACAGATGTGGATAAAATTGCATCTAGCTTTGGTAAAAAAGTACAAATGCTGGTTTTCTCAGCAACTATCCCTCAAAAACTGCAACCTTTCTTGAAGAAGTACTTGAATAACCCAGTCATGGAAAAGATTGCGAATAAAACAGTTATCTCAGACACCATCGAAAACTGGTTGATTTCAACTAAAGGTGCGTCGCACAATCAGATTTTACTTCAGCTTTCCAAAGCAGCTAACCCATATATGGCAATGATTTTTGCAAATACTAAAGGGCGTGTGGATGACATCCATCATTTCCTTGTAAACAATGGTGTAAAAGCAGCTAAAATTCATGGAGATATCCCACCACGTGAACGTAAACGTATCATGGCAAGTATTAAAAACTTGGATTACCAATTTGTCGTGGCAACAGATATTGCTGCTCGTGGTATTGATATTGAAGGTGTAAGTCATGTTATCAATGATGAACTTCCTCGTGATTTGTCATTCTTTGTTCACCGTGTTGGCCGTTCAGGACGTAACGGCTTGTCGGGAACAGCTATTACGCTTTATAGTCCATCAGACGATTCCGCTATTCGTGAAATTGAAAAAATGGGTGTAACTTTCCAACCTAAAGCTGTTAAAAATGGTGAAATCGTTGATTCTTATGATCGTGACCGCCGTGAAAAGCGTGCAGCTAAGACGGGAGAACTTTCAAATAAAATGCGTGGGCAATTGGCTAAGAGTAAGAAAAAAGTTAAGCCAGGCTATAAACGCGCATTGAAGTGGGCGATTGAAGAAGAAAATACTAAAAAGCGCCGTGCTGAGCATACCAAAAACGCACGAAAACAACGAGAATCACGTAAACAAAAATTCTAATGAAAAAATTCTTCAGAGTTTTAAGCTTCATTATTGGTTTGGGTTTGATCTATGCTCTTATTTGTCTAGGGTTGATTTTTAGTGCAAGTGGAAATCGCTCAGTAAACACTCAAGATATAGAAACGATACTGGTTCTAGGAAGTAAAATTAATTCAAACGGACAACCCGCTCAAACGACCAAGGATCGCCTAGATACTGCCTTAGAACTTGCTCAGCATAATCCTCGTGCACAAGTGATTGTGTCAGGTTATCGCAGCGCTGGATCTCCTGTATCTGAGGCTGAGGGGATGGCAAGGTATCTTAAAAGTCATGGATTAAACTCTGATCGAATTATTCAAGAAAAGAAGGCGCGAAATACTGTAGAGAATTTCGCGTTTTCTAAAAAGTATATTCGCGGGGCAACAGTGATAGTTACCAGTGATTTTCATCTGTATCGTAGTCTTTACTTGGCCTCGAAATTAGGCTATGAAGATTATGAAGGCTTTGCTG
This window encodes:
- a CDS encoding superoxide dismutase codes for the protein MAYTLPELPYAYDALEPFFDEETMHLHHDKHHQTYVNNLNAAIEKHPEFFDKTVEELVAYLDRLPEDIRVAVRNNGGGHLNHTMFWEWLAPNAGGAPTGEIASAIDEAFGSFDDFKAEFKTAATGRFGSGWAWLVLDYGKLKVVSTANQDNPISDGQIPVLGLDVWEHAYYLKYHNVRPDYIEAFFNLINWDKVNELYANAK
- a CDS encoding DEAD/DEAH box helicase; this translates as MKFTEFNFKEYINETLEAIKFVSPTPVQEKLIPVVLSGRDLVGESKTGSGKTHTFLLPIFQQLNTDLDEVQAVITAPSRELATQIYHAAQEFTKFNDAIRVVNYVGGTDKARQIKKLESAQPHIVIGTPGRIQDLLKSGALIIHTASIFVVDEADMTLDMGFLTDVDKIASSFGKKVQMLVFSATIPQKLQPFLKKYLNNPVMEKIANKTVISDTIENWLISTKGASHNQILLQLSKAANPYMAMIFANTKGRVDDIHHFLVNNGVKAAKIHGDIPPRERKRIMASIKNLDYQFVVATDIAARGIDIEGVSHVINDELPRDLSFFVHRVGRSGRNGLSGTAITLYSPSDDSAIREIEKMGVTFQPKAVKNGEIVDSYDRDRREKRAAKTGELSNKMRGQLAKSKKKVKPGYKRALKWAIEEENTKKRRAEHTKNARKQRESRKQKF
- a CDS encoding YdcF family protein, which translates into the protein MKKFFRVLSFIIGLGLIYALICLGLIFSASGNRSVNTQDIETILVLGSKINSNGQPAQTTKDRLDTALELAQHNPRAQVIVSGYRSAGSPVSEAEGMARYLKSHGLNSDRIIQEKKARNTVENFAFSKKYIRGATVIVTSDFHLYRSLYLASKLGYEDYEGFAAFTHDTPPQTLGHYARETLALGYYLIKFTLFSAR